A single Saccharomyces paradoxus chromosome II, complete sequence DNA region contains:
- the RPS11B gene encoding 40S ribosomal protein uS17 (Protein component of the small (40S) ribosomal subunit~similar to YDR025W), with amino-acid sequence MSTELTVQSERAFQKQPHIFNNPKVKTSKRTKRWYKNAGLGFKTPKTAIEGSYIDKKCPFTGLVSIRGKILTGTVVSTKMHRTIVIRRAYLHYIPKYNRYEKRHKNVPVHVSPAFRVQVGDIVTVGQCRPISKTVRFNVVKVSAATGKANKQFAKF; translated from the coding sequence CAACCTCACATCTTCAACAATCCAAAGGTCAAGACTTCCAAGAGAACCAAGAGATGGTATAAGAACGCCGGTTTGGGATTCAAGACCCCAAAGACCGCTATTGAAGGTTCTTACATTGACAAGAAATGTCCATTCACTGGTTTAGTTTCCATCCGTGGTAAGATCTTGACTGGTACCGTCGTCTCCACCAAGATGCACCGTACCATCGTCATCAGAAGAGCTTACTTGCATTACATCCCTAAGTACAACAGATACGAAAAGAGACACAAGAACGTTCCAGTCCACGTTTCCCCAGCTTTCCGTGTCCAAGTTGGTGACATTGTTACCGTTGGTCAATGTAGACCAATCTCCAAGACTGTTAGATTTAACGTCGTCAAGGTCTCTGCTGCTACCGGTAAGGCCAACAAGCAATTTGCtaaattttaa
- the REB1 gene encoding DNA-binding protein REB1 (RNA polymerase I enhancer binding protein~similar to YBR049C), giving the protein MPSGHNDKNANQESVEEAVLKYVGVGLDHQNHDPQLHTKDLENKHSKKQNNVESSSDVDVNNNDDSNRNEDNNDDSENISALNANESSPNVDNANSNEQHNAVMDWYLRQTAHHQQDDEDEENNNNNDNGNDSNHFSQSDIVVDDDDDKNKKDASVGVDDDHQSMAMAAVAAAYTLSKNNNNNNDSTNPHKRQHDNENGHDNSQKKQKNNNDDDDRQIGNVDPELTTLGDADDNDTNNDVIDRDQLVHKAIIDADSITQHPDFQQYLNTAADTDDNEKLKHIKDHLMRTHGLNQQNKNDNDDTDDLSNSTKQYSELQKDSMLDNSLNKSRNYMEVLPKVISQDTQQHQQKSPSHDNEAGNVDNSEISQLLQSAATKASSLVSLSSSSATPSTSRSNNSKAFDKAEDAALERFINEYEAIERLTRQQVCERIWSSDRPKDNFWNNIYKVLPYRSSSSIYKHMRRKYHIFEQRGKWTAEEEQELAKLCAEKEGQWAEIGKTLGRMPEDCRDRWRNYVKCGTNRASNRWSVEEEELLKKVIGDMLEEAQQQQSQLHPNLLEEEQHLLQDDQNDHRNDDEDDDDTASAAAAAAAAIQEQQQLLQQKQQDDDDAIAAAAAAAASSSLGDNNKDEDKPHDSLGIQLDDNSQNSIVPAPSATSTHSKSLSNTIRRHNNKLRKSLMGNGKLDFKDIINWTIVSERMGGTRSRIQCRYKWNKLVKREAIAKIQTVKDDDMLWIFEKLRDLGITEDSQVDWDELAALKPGMKLNGLELKLCYERMKKKVKGYKQKSINEISKELVDYFSSNISMKTEN; this is encoded by the coding sequence ATGCCTTCAGGTCATAATGATAAAAACGCAAATCAAGAGTCCGTGGAAGAGGCTGTCTTGAAATATGTCGGTGTAGGTCTAGATCACCAAAACCATGACCCTCAATTGCATACGAAGGATCTGGAAAACAAACACTCTAAAAAGCAGAATAATGTCGAAAGTAGTAGTGATGTTGatgttaataataatgatgacaGTAATAGGAATGAGGATAATAACGATGATTCCGAGAATATTAGCGCACTGAACGCGAATGAATCATCTCCGAACGTAGATAATGCCAACTCCAATGAACAACATAATGCAGTCATGGACTGGTATTTAAGGCAAACGGCGCATCACCAACaagacgatgaagatgaggaaaacaataataacaatgacaaTGGCAATGACAGTAATCACTTTTCTCAATCTGACATAGTCGTGGATGACGACGACGACAAGAATAAGAAAGATGCGAGTGTTGGCGTGGACGATGATCACCAATCTATGGCTATGGCTGCCGTTGCTGCTGCTTACACTCTATCgaaaaataacaacaacaataacgaTAGCACCAACCCGCACAAAAGACAGcatgataatgaaaatggtCATGATAATTCACagaaaaagcagaaaaacaataacgatgatgatgatagGCAAATTGGAAACGTGGATCCGGAATTAACCACTTTGGGTGATGCGGATGACAACGATACCAATAATGACGTGATTGATCGTGACCAACTGGTCCACAAGGCTATAATCGATGCAGATTCGATTACTCAACATCCTGATTTCCAGCAATATTTGAATACTGCGGCTGATACTGACGATAAcgaaaaattgaaacatATTAAAGACCACTTAATGCGTACCCATGGTTTGAATCAGCAGAACAAGAATGACAACGACGATACTGATGATTTATCAAATAGTACCAAGCAATACTCTGAGCTACAAAAAGACTCCATGCTAGATAATTCCCTCAACAAATCCAGAAATTATATGGAGGTCTTGCCTAAAGTTATCTCTCAAGATACTCAACAGCATCAACAAAAATCTCCTTCTCATGATAATGAAGCTGGTAATGTAGATAATTCAGAAATATCGCAGCTACTTCAATCAGCCGCCACAAAGGCATCGTCTTTAGTATCTTTATCCTCATCTTCAGCAACGCCATCGACTTCAAGGTCTAACAATAGCAAAGCCTTTGATAAAGCCGAAGATGCCGCTTTAGAAAGGTTTATCAATGAGTATGAGGCCATTGAACGTTTGACTAGACAACAAGTTTGTGAAAGGATATGGAGTTCTGACAGGCCAAAGGACAACTTTTGGAATAATATTTACAAAGTATTACCTTATAGATCTAGCTCCTCCATCTATAAACATatgagaagaaaatatcacaTTTTCGAACAGCGTGGTAAATGGACCGCGGAGGAGGAGCAAGAGCTAGCTAAATTATGTGCGGAAAAAGAAGGCCAGTGGGCGGAAATAGGTAAAACTTTGGGAAGAATGCCCGAAGATTGTAGAGATCGTTGGAGAAACTACGTAAAATGTGGTACCAATAGAGCATCAAATAGGTGGtctgttgaagaagaagaacttttgaaaaaggtcATCGGCGATATGTTGGAAGAAGCCCAGCAACAACAGTCTCAATTGCATCCAAACttattggaagaagaacagCACTTACTACAAGATGACCAGAATGATCATCGtaatgacgatgaagacgacGATGATACAGcttctgctgctgctgctgctgccgCTGCTATTcaagaacaacaacaacttcttcaacaaaagcaacaagacgatgacgatgCTATTGCCGCCGCTGCTGCCGCCGCTGCTTCTTCATCTCTTGGAGACAATAACAAAGACGAAGACAAGCCACACGATTCATTAGGTATTCAGCTGGATGACAATTCTCAAAATTCGATAGTACCTGCCCCATCAGCAACAAGCACACATTCTAAAAGTTTGTCAAATACAATAAGACGTCacaataataaattaaGGAAATCTCTGATGGGTAATGGTAAACTAGATTTCAAAGACATCATCAATTGGACCATTGTTAGTGAGCGCATGGGTGGTACAAGATCACGTATTCAATGTCGTTATAAATGGAACAAATTAGTTAAAAGGGAAGCTATTGCCAAAATTCAAACTGTAAAAGACGATGACATGTTAtggatttttgaaaaattaagagATTTAGGTATAACGGAGGATTCTCAAGTGGATTGGGATGAACTAGCAGCTTTGAAGCCTGGCATGAAATTAAATGGGTTGGAACTGAAATTGTGCTATGAgagaatgaagaaaaaggttaAAGGCTACAAACAAAAAtcaatcaatgaaattaGTAAAGAGCTAGTTGATTATTTTAGCTCcaatatttcaatgaaaacagaaaattAG
- the REG2 gene encoding protein phosphatase regulator REG2 (Regulatory subunit of the Glc7p type-1 protein phosphatase~similar to YBR050C), with protein sequence MRMTLSNCESLDNLFYDPLEEEESSKFIEAVRILMSRNDMRYSSAAANGTYCLRKVKSLNAKQWKINKKRTYILPTVKKKNFDFHEQRSLILNLNLWKFIKFINCGSKNNYKKNDKHERHLNKTVKNGNVLLLQKHKKVDNDQRLENLFWRSWFKARKRKDIVDGPRERHIKFNDNVEQCIITDDHFIQRLPSTRLNSADEPRPCSQSELDSCIGYAASKRIFYDYSSVYVASDTITATAVRDTATATATAIISSNSGDHRHKHDVRDVPRNVLLGGRKPDFSSVLRVDSDLKLSNISHHSAVKSSSTSSHSTFIFESETDTDTDTDTDTDTDTDTEAETGTETGNDIDTYIDASIPNVLL encoded by the coding sequence ATGAGAATGACCTTGAGTAATTGTGAGTCTTTGGATAACTTATTTTACGACCCTCtagaggaagaggaaagTAGTAAATTCATTGAAGCGGTCAGAATTTTAATGAGTAGAAACGACATGAGATATTCTTCCGCTGCTGCAAATGGTACGTACTGCTTAAGAAAGGTCAAGTCTTTAAACGCCAAACAatggaaaataaataagaaaagaacgTACATATTGCCAACGgtcaagaagaagaattttgattttcacGAGCAAAGAAGCTTaatcttgaatttgaatttatggaaattcatcaaattcattaatTGTGGCAGTAAAAAcaattacaagaaaaatgacaaGCATGAGAGACACTTGAACAAGACTGTAAAGAATGGCAATGTTTTACTGTTACAAAAACACAAGAAAGTGGACAATGATCAAAGGTTGGAGAACCTTTTTTGGAGAAGTTGGTTTAAGGCAcgcaaaagaaaagacatAGTGGACGGCCCACGAGAAAGGCACATCAAATTTAACGATAACGTCGAACAGTGCATTATAACTGATGATCACTTTATACAAAGGCTCCCCTCGACACGATTGAATTCGGCTGATGAACCGCGCCCTTGTTCACAGTCTGAACTTGATTCCTGTATTGGCTACGCAGCAAGCAAGCGAATTTTTTATGACTATAGCAGCGTTTACGTCGCCAGTGACACTATTACTGCCACTGCTGTCAGGGACACTGCCACTGCCACTGCAACCGCCATTATCAGTAGTAATAGTGGGGACCATCGGCATAAGCACGACGTTCGCGACGTTCCAAGGAATGTTCTGCTAGGGGGAAGAAAACCAGATTTCAGTAGTGTGCTTCGGGTTGACTCTGATCTCAAGCTATCCAACATAAGTCATCATTCCGCCGTAAAATCCTCGTCGACTTCAAGCCATTCTACATTTATTTTCGAGTCAGAAACTGACACTGACACTGACACTGACACTGATACTGATACTGACACTGACACTGAAGCAGAAACTGGAACTGAAACGGGAAATGACATTGATACTTACATAGACGCTAGTATACCCAACGTGCTCTTATAA
- the RFS1 gene encoding flavodoxin-like fold family protein (similar to YBR052C) — protein sequence MPKVAILIYSVDDTIAKLAENEKKGIEIAGGEAEIFQVPDVSYKTENLGEEGEAGGKVAKTNADFSYKILTRETLVEYDYYLFGIPTKFGNFPAEWKSFWDSNTGGLWAKGSLHGKIAGLFVSGAISGKGDTEMCIMNAMSTLVHHGVIYVPLGYKNAYKELTDTDDVNGSSAWGAGSISGLDGNRPPSVSELKVHQLQGKAFYDRIKDL from the coding sequence ATGCCGAAAGTTGCTATTTTGATTTACTCAGTGGACGATACAATTGCCAAGTTGGCAGagaatgagaaaaaaggtATCGAGATAGCTGGTGGTGAGGctgaaattttccaagtACCAGACGTTAGCTACAAAACTGAAAACCTGggagaagaaggagaagcGGGAGGCAAAGTTGCTAAAACTAATGCGGATTTTTCGTACAAAATTCTAACAAGAGAGACGTTGGTCGAGTACGATTACTACTTATTCGGAATACCTACTAAGTTTGGTAACTTCCCCGCGGAATGGAAAAGCTTCTGGGACTCTAACACTGGTGGCCTTTGGGCCAAGGGATCTCTTCATGGCAAAATTGCCGGTTTGTTCGTCTCAGGCGCAATAAGCGGAAAGGGGGATACAGAAATGTGTATCATGAACGCAATGAGTACTCTAGTTCACCATGGAGTCATCTACGTCCCATTGGGGTATAAGAACGCATACAAGGAATTAACCGACACTGATGATGTCAATGGATCCTCCGCATGGGGCGCAGGATCCATCTCTGGACTCGACGGTAACAGACCTCCCAGTGTTTCCGAGCTAAAAGTTCACCAACTTCAAGGGAAGGCGTTTTACGACCGCATCAAAGATTTGTAA
- a CDS encoding regucalcin (similar to YBR053C), whose protein sequence is MGNVGDFEEVILHDLKPYYHFPGAIHSEGITFVKETNTLLWVDIFKGQVHKVEDIKHPESSHSFFRITRANYGKNSPIEYPPNPDELKESVGCIFPILDETSHNEVKQVLFGSKFGIGRLDFSTSEWEYVILYSECPDLSTDRAYKLRSNDGNVSPDGKYIYVGLMSDFPFELEPIGCLLRVDLLAREIKIVWNCLLIPNAIHWDESDQKTMYVTDSLNFTIWKCPGGDLLKRDELIDVKNSNNQSFESPEPDGSAVWFSKDGKHSGFLFITVWSTSKVQMFDLANGKLLKEFLLPEQTPRVSCCCFVGKDLFVTTANAEINDTVRTNADKNGGCIYRIPNVLDGNVPLESTKRQPLH, encoded by the coding sequence ATGGGTAACGTTGgtgattttgaagaggTTATTCTGCACGATTTGAAACCTTATTATCACTTTCCCGGTGCCATACACAGTGAAGGAATAACCTTCGTCAAGGAAACCAATACATTGTTATGGgttgatatttttaaagGGCAAGTTCATAAGGTTGAAGATATAAAACATCCCGAGTCCAGTCATTCCTTTTTTCGTATTACTAGGGCCAATTATGGCAAGAACTCGCCAATTGAGTATCCTCCTAACCCAGATGAATTAAAGGAATCCGTGGGCTGCATATTTCCAATACTCGATGAAACTTCCCACAATGAAGTCAAACAAGTATTATTTGGCAGTAAATTTGGTATAGGTAGGTTGGATTTTAGCACTAGCGAATGGGAATACGTCATCTTGTATTCCGAATGTCCTGACTTAAGCACAGACAGAGCATATAAATTGAGATCCAATGATGGGAACGTTTCACCAGATGGgaaatatatttatgtGGGGCTAATGAGCGATTTTCCATTTGAATTAGAACCTATTGGGTGCTTGCTTCGTGTTGATCTACTAGCTCGCGAGATAAAGATCGTTTGGAATTGTTTGTTAATTCCTAATGCCATCCACTGGGATGAAAGCGATCAAAAGACGATGTACGTGACGGATTCTTTAAACTTCACTATTTGGAAGTGTCCTGGTGGCGATTTGCTCAAACGCGACGAGTTGATTGATGTGAAAAACTCTAACAATCAATCTTTTGAGTCACCTGAGCCGGATGGAAGCGCGGTTTGGTTTAGCAAAGACGGAAAACATTCTGGTTTTCTGTTTATCACTGTCTGGTCCACCAGCAAAGTTCAAATGTTCGACCTAGCCAACGGAAAGTTGCTGAAGGAGTTTCTTTTGCCGGAGCAGACTCCAAGAGTTTCatgttgttgttttgtTGGTAAAGATCTTTTTGTGACTACTGCAAATGCAGAAATTAACGACACTGTAAGAACCAATGCTGACAAGAATGGTGGCTGCATCTATAGAATCCCAAACGTGCTGGACGGAAATGTCCCTCTGGAATCTACGAAGCGACAACCTCTCCACTAG
- the YRO2 gene encoding Yro2p (Protein with a role in response to acid stress~similar to YBR054W), whose product MSDYVELLKRGGNEAIKINPPTGADFHITSRGSDWLFTVFCVNLLFGVILVPLMFRKPVKDRFVYYTAIAPNLFMSIAYFTMASNLGWIPVRAKYNHVQTSTQKEHPGYRQIFYARYVGWFLAFPWPIIQMSLLGGTPLWQIAFNVGMTEIFTVCWLIAACVHSTYKWGYYTIGIGAAIVVCISLMTTTFNLVKARGKDVSNVFITFMSVIMFLWLIAYPTCFGITDGGNVLQPDSATIFYGIIDLLILSILPVLFMPLANYLGIERLGLIFDEEPAEHVGPVAEKKMPSPASFKSSDSDSSIKEKLKLKKKHKKDKKKAKKAKKAKKAKKAQEEEENAATDSE is encoded by the coding sequence ATGTCTGATTATGTCGAACTATTGAAAAGAGGTGGTAACGAAGCCATCAAAATTAATCCTCCAACCGGTGCTGATTTCCACATTACATCTCGTGGCTCAGACTGGCTTTTCACCGTCTTTTGTGTTAACCTACTATTCGGTGTCATTCTAGTCCCACTAATGTTTAGAAAACCAGTTAAGGATAGATTCGTATACTATACGGCCATTGCTCCAAATTTGTTTATGTCAATTGCTTATTTCACCATGGCTTCCAACTTGGGTTGGATCCCAGTTAGAGCAAAGTACAACCACGTGCAAACTTCTACTCAAAAGGAACACCCAGGTTACAGGCAAATTTTTTACGCTAGATATGTTGGCTGGTTTTTAGCTTTCCCATGGCCGATTATTCAAATGTCTCTGCTTGGTGGTACTCCATTATGGCAAATTGCTTTCAATGTTGGTATGACCGAAATATTCACTGTCTGTTGGTTGATTGCTGCCTGCGTCCACTCTACCTATAAATGGGGTTACTACACCATCGGTATTGGCGCTGCCATTGTTGTTTGTATCAGTTTGATGACTACTACGTTCAACCTAGTGAAGGCTAGAGGTAAGGATGTCTCTAACGTTTTTATTACTTTCATGAGTGTCATCATGTTTCTATGGTTGATTGCCTACCCAACTTGTTTTGGTATTACAGATGGTGGTAACGTTTTGCAACCAGATTCTGCCACCATTTTCTACGGTATTATCGATTTGTTGATCTTATCCATCTTGCCAGTTCTTTTCATGCCATTAGCTAACTACTTAGGGATTGAAAGATTAGGTTTAATCTTCGACGAAGAACCCGCTGAACACGTTGGCCCAGTagcagaaaagaagatgcCATCTCCAGCTTCTTTTAAGTCATCTGATTCTGACTCCAGCATTAAGGAGAAATTAAAgctaaagaagaagcacaagaaggacaaaaagaaagctaAGAAGGCCAAGAAGGCTAAGAAGGCTAAGAAGGCTcaagaagaggaggagaATGCAGCTACCGACTCTGAATAA
- the PRP6 gene encoding U4/U6-U5 snRNP complex subunit PRP6 (Splicing factor~similar to YBR055C), translated as MERPSFLDQKPPAGYIPGIGRGATGFSTKEKQALNNDDKGRRIPKRYRESLNLDSQSQPKDDEDDEAENVFKTLELKLAQRKTKRANENNDDNPADASNVKKQFADLKKSLAAVTESEWMNIPDATDFTRRNKRSRIQEQLNRKTYAAPDSLIPGNVDLNKLTEEREKLLQSQIDENIAQLTKNASSHIQVDKPDATTDVLSYLKDLENDRVNSLSDATLEDLQKMRTILKSYRKADPTNPQGWIASARLEEKARKFSIAKKIIQNGCQECPRSSDIWLENIRLHDSDIHYCKTLVATAINFNPASPLLWFKAIDLESTTINKYRVVRKALQELPRDEGLWKLAVSFETDKTQVVKMLEKATQFIPQSMDLLSIYTNLQSYHNAKMTLNSLRKILPQEPKIWIMAALLEERNNPDIAVDRLVSLLKNGLLELSKNGYKATLSTWLKRAEALGDTPNSNLTCQAIVYAVLESVKESGGHGSELDNIDQILEKLPHSMVQIVILKKLIQWDPSNIPLWSSLKMATESYHGIEELLAFFQELLFHSKNSNNIRASMREKSPSLFMMYVREYWKAHKWDARQTLNLIDQIIDFAPHNLDLRFFKIKLLGHSLQHNELRVFFHQTFTSLKDSNINGIESLYYKYVNFLRYQDLNQEAIKFLNERCLKLFPNCRKFFLQLGQIYHSIGNIEMSRQTYLSGTRIVPNCPLIWVSLAKVDEIDLKNPVRARSILDRGLLKNPDDALFYIAKIQMEIRLGNLDQAELLVTQALQKFPNNALLLVEQIKLLKHGNRNSSKKTVFQDALKRTQNDHRVLLEIGISFYAEAQYQTSLKWLERALKKSSDYGDTWVWLFRTYARLGKDTVDLYNMFDQCEPTYGPEWIAAVKNVKLQYCTPREILLHLINDK; from the coding sequence ATGGAGAGACCGTCTTTTCTGGATCAAAAACCGCCGGCAGGTTACATACCAGGTATTGGTCGTGGTGCTACTGGattttcaacaaaagaaaagcaagcgctcaataatgatgataaaggaagaagaataccGAAAAGATACCGTGAAAGTTTGAACCTCGATTCTCAAAGTCAGCccaaagatgatgaagatgacgaagCTGAAAACGTATTCAAAACACTTGAATTGAAATTGGCacaaagaaaaacgaaaagaGCTAATGAGAATAATGATGACAATCCAGCAGATGCCTCCAATGTAAAAAAGCAGTTTGCcgatttgaagaaatcattGGCTGCTGTAACAGAAAGTGAGTGGATGAATATTCCAGACGCCACAGATTTTACGAGACGAAACAAGAGAAGCAGAATTCAAGAGCAACTAAACAGAAAAACTTATGCTGCACCTGATTCATTGATACCTGGAAATGTTGATTTAAATAAATTAACGGAAGAACGAGAAAAGCTATTACAATCTCAAATAGATGAAAACATTGCACAATTGACGAAGAATGCAAGTAGTCATATCCAGGTTGATAAACCGGATGCCACTACCGATGTCCTAAGTTACCTAAAGGATTTAGAAAACGATAGGGTAAATTCTCTGTCGGACGCAACATTGGAAGATTTGCAGAAAATGCGCACAATTTTAAAATCATACAGGAAGGCAGATCCAACAAATCCACAGGGTTGGATAGCTTCTGCCAGGTTAGAGGAAAAGGCTAGAAAATTCTCaatagcaaaaaaaattatacaaAATGGTTGCCAAGAGTGCCCAAGAAGCTCCGACATTTGGCTAGAAAATATTAGACTACACGACTCCGATATTCACTACTGTAAAACATTAGTAGCAACAGCGATAAATTTTAATCCAGCGTCCCCGCTTCTCTGGTTTAAAGCCATTGATTTGGAAAGTACAACGATTAACAAGTATAGAGTGGTGAGAAAAGCACTGCAAGAACTTCCTCGAGATGAAGGTCTATGGAAGTTAGCTGTCAGTTTTGAAACTGACAAAACGCAAGTAGTGAAAATGTTAGAGAAAGCCACACAATTCATTCCACAAAGTATGGATCTTCTAAGCATATATACTAACCTCCAAAGCTATCATAACGCTAAAATGACTTTGAATTCCCtcagaaaaattcttccgcaagaaccaaaaatttggatTATGGCTGCACTCTTGGAAGAACGCAATAATCCAGATATAGCTGTAGATCGACTAGTTAGTTTGCTCAAGAACGGTTTATTGGAACTCTCTAAGAATGGGTACAAAGCAACTTTGTCGACATGGTTGAAACGTGCAGAAGCTTTAGGCGATACACCCAATTCAAATCTAACCTGCCAAGCCATCGTTTACGCTGTATTAGAATCGGTAAAAGAAAGTGGCGGGCATGGTTCTGAATTGGATAATATTGATCAGATATTGGAAAAGCTGCCACACTCAATGGTACAAATTGTTATATTAAAAAAGCTTATTCAGTGGGATCCTTCTAATATACCTCTTTGGTCTAGTCTTAAAATGGCCACCGAGAGCTATCATGGAATTGAAGAGCTATTAGCGTTTTTCCAGGAGCTGCTATTTCATAGCAAGAATAGCAACAATATACGAGCAAGCATGAGAGAGAAAAGCCCTAGCTTGTTTATGATGTATGTACGTGAATATTGGAAGGCACATAAATGGGATGCTAGGCAAACACTAAATTTGATTGACCAGATTATTGATTTCGCACCACATAACTTGGACTTACGCTTTTTCAAGATAAAGCTATTAGGTCATTCATTACAACATAATGAATTACGAgtttttttccatcaaaCTTTTACATCTTTAAAGGATTCCAACATAAATGGCATAGAAAGCTTATATTATAAGTATGTAAATTTTCTTCGGTACCAAGATCTGAACCAAGAAGccataaaatttttgaacgaGAGATGTTTGAAATTATTCCCCAATTGCcgcaaattttttttacaattgGGTCAGATTTATCATTCCATTGGCAATATCGAAATGAGTAGGCAAACTTATTTATCAGGCACAAGGATAGTGCCCAATTGCCCTTTAATATGGGTTTCGCTGGCAAAGGTTGATGAGATTGACCTAAAAAATCCAGTAAGGGCAAGATCCATTTTAGATAGAGgattattgaaaaacccAGACGATGCATTATTTTACATTGCGAAGATTCAAATGGAAATAAGACTTGGTAACTTGGATCAAGCGGAATTACTCGTCACGCAGGCGTTACAAAAGTTCCCAAATAACGCTTTACTTCTGGTGGAACAAATCAAGCTGTTGAAGCATGGGAACAGAAactcatcaaaaaaaactgttttTCAAGATGCTTTAAAAAGGACGCAAAATGATCACAGGGTTCTCTTGGAGATCGGTATATCCTTTTATGCAGAAGCGCAATATCAAACATCATTGAAGTGGTTAGAAAGAGCACTCAAGAAGTCCTCAGATTACGGGGATACATGGGTTTGGTTATTTAGGACGTATGCAAGGTTAGGCAAAGATACCGTTGATCTTTACAACATGTTTGATCAATGTGAACCTACTTACGGACCCGAATGGATAGCTGCTGTCAAAAATGTAAAATTGCAATACTGCACACCTAGAGAGATTTTGTTGCATTTAATAAACGACAAATGA